From a region of the Brevibacterium siliguriense genome:
- a CDS encoding calcium:proton antiporter, translating to MTAALRTIITPTAILRLVLGWGVFIALQFMGSLLAPPVPMLLLVTALVVIIAVILICAFGVVTEAEHLASRLGDPYGSLVLTISICLIEVILIAAVLLGPGDHATIARDSVMAVSMIILGAVIGLCLLISGLRHGALTHNRTGVSNYLVMIVVFAALAFAVPALIGTPDGAYETWQEIPIIVITVGAYVFFLYRQMGPQAHEFTEVALAGTAPAGASSTTGTTRSSPAEAADRAESESESEPQGIVEILSTHRTEIVARLALLVATVLPIVLLSHDMATLLDDGLSRLGAPVALSGVVIAMIVFLPETLTSIRAAWNGEIQRVSNLCHGAQVSTVGLTIPTVLVIGMLTDQQIVLAESPINLALLAITLLVSTIAFAGRRVTAVHGVALLIVFAVFGLALFA from the coding sequence ATGACCGCCGCCCTCCGCACCATCATCACGCCGACCGCAATCCTGCGACTCGTCCTCGGCTGGGGCGTATTCATCGCCCTGCAATTCATGGGCTCCCTGCTCGCACCTCCGGTGCCGATGCTGCTCCTTGTCACCGCGCTCGTCGTCATCATCGCGGTCATTCTCATCTGTGCCTTCGGAGTCGTCACCGAGGCCGAACACTTAGCGTCCCGCCTCGGCGATCCCTACGGCTCACTCGTGCTGACGATCTCGATCTGCCTCATCGAGGTCATCCTCATCGCCGCGGTCCTGCTGGGCCCCGGCGATCACGCGACGATCGCCCGCGATTCGGTGATGGCGGTGTCGATGATCATCCTGGGCGCTGTCATCGGCCTCTGTCTGCTGATCAGCGGACTGCGCCACGGCGCACTCACCCACAATCGCACGGGCGTCTCGAACTACCTGGTCATGATCGTCGTCTTCGCCGCCCTCGCCTTCGCCGTGCCCGCCCTCATCGGCACCCCTGACGGCGCCTATGAGACCTGGCAGGAGATCCCGATCATCGTGATCACCGTCGGCGCCTATGTCTTCTTCCTCTACCGCCAGATGGGTCCGCAGGCTCATGAATTCACCGAGGTGGCCCTCGCCGGCACAGCGCCGGCGGGCGCCTCATCGACAACCGGAACGACGCGCTCCTCCCCCGCCGAGGCGGCAGACCGGGCCGAGTCCGAATCCGAGTCCGAACCGCAGGGGATCGTCGAGATCCTCTCGACCCACCGCACGGAGATCGTCGCCCGACTGGCTCTCCTCGTCGCCACGGTACTGCCGATCGTCCTGCTCTCCCACGACATGGCCACGCTACTCGACGACGGATTGAGCCGCCTCGGTGCTCCGGTGGCATTGTCCGGGGTGGTCATTGCGATGATCGTGTTCCTGCCCGAGACGCTCACCTCGATCAGAGCGGCGTGGAACGGTGAAATCCAGCGCGTGAGCAACCTCTGCCATGGGGCACAGGTGTCGACGGTGGGGCTGACGATTCCGACGGTGCTGGTCATCGGGATGCTCACCGATCAGCAGATCGTGCTCGCCGAGTCGCCGATCAATCTGGCTCTGCTCGCGATCACGCTGCTGGTCTCGACCATAGCGTTCGCGGGCCGACGCGTCACGGCTGTTCACGGAGTCGCACTCCTCATCGTCTTCGCGGTGTTCGGGCTCGCGCTGTTCGCCTGA
- a CDS encoding TetR/AcrR family transcriptional regulator — protein MPKFVDPVQRRELIADGLFAIVLRQGLGKVSLRTIADETGLAIGSIRHYFSGADGIVRFALETLVERVGERLEARLADMLPRLDAGSIDHGEAKELTVDFLSELLPLDETRHRESVVWLAFEEEARTTPELADVFETAVRGTRVLMARVVESMIGRGVLRAGLDVQSEAETLAALIDGLTLRSALHPGVLTPERARDLLAAHLDGLRA, from the coding sequence ATGCCGAAATTCGTCGATCCTGTTCAGCGCCGTGAGCTCATTGCCGATGGACTCTTCGCCATCGTCCTCAGGCAGGGGTTGGGAAAGGTCTCGTTGCGTACGATCGCTGACGAGACCGGCTTGGCCATCGGCTCGATCCGCCACTACTTCTCCGGCGCCGACGGGATCGTCCGTTTCGCGCTCGAAACCCTCGTCGAGCGAGTCGGAGAGCGACTCGAGGCGCGACTGGCCGACATGCTTCCCAGACTCGACGCCGGGAGCATCGATCACGGTGAAGCCAAAGAGCTGACGGTCGACTTCCTCTCCGAGCTGCTGCCGCTGGATGAGACCCGGCACCGAGAATCAGTGGTGTGGCTGGCCTTCGAGGAAGAAGCGCGAACGACACCGGAACTTGCTGATGTCTTCGAGACTGCCGTGCGCGGCACCCGTGTTCTCATGGCTCGAGTCGTCGAGAGCATGATTGGCCGCGGAGTCCTGCGCGCCGGCCTCGACGTTCAATCCGAGGCCGAAACGCTCGCTGCTCTCATCGACGGGTTGACCCTGCGCTCGGCGCTTCACCCGGGAGTTCTCACTCCTGAGCGTGCGCGAGACCTGCTCGCCGCGCACCTCGACGGTCTGCGGGCCTGA
- a CDS encoding NADPH-dependent FMN reductase gives MKMVLLSGSNVGTKTRTVIDHLAKTVAAYDSSIELHVIDLAEADMIFADGRNYTEYTGDTGRVARELMDADAIIIGTPIFQASIPAALKNVFDLLPVSAFLDKVVGVIATAGSSKHYLIAAQHLLPILSYMKAQVVQPYVFVEESDLHRGEIVSHDVLQRLDRLVEDTIVLTRTLASIREERDAAYGF, from the coding sequence ATGAAGATGGTCCTGCTGTCCGGTTCGAATGTCGGAACGAAGACCCGGACCGTGATCGATCACCTCGCTAAGACGGTCGCCGCCTATGACTCCAGCATCGAGCTCCACGTCATCGATCTCGCCGAGGCGGACATGATCTTCGCCGACGGCCGGAACTACACCGAGTACACCGGCGACACCGGCCGGGTGGCCAGGGAACTCATGGACGCCGATGCGATCATCATCGGCACCCCGATCTTCCAGGCCTCGATCCCGGCGGCACTGAAGAACGTCTTCGACCTGCTGCCGGTCAGCGCATTCCTCGACAAGGTCGTCGGCGTCATCGCCACCGCCGGTTCGTCGAAGCACTACCTCATTGCGGCCCAGCACCTGCTGCCGATACTGAGCTACATGAAGGCGCAGGTCGTCCAGCCGTATGTGTTCGTCGAGGAGAGCGACCTTCATCGCGGCGAGATCGTCAGTCACGACGTCCTGCAGCGACTCGACCGCCTCGTCGAAGACACGATCGTACTCACCCGCACCCTGGCCTCGATCCGGGAGGAGCGCGACGCCGCCTACGGGTTCTGA
- a CDS encoding LLM class flavin-dependent oxidoreductase — MSESARVDTTPSQSPDASDTPPSATPSSGRSQQPNFMHEFGFDRGQGLQFGIYSLGDHLPDPHDGSRVDAGQRIHEFIGYAQAAEAAGLDFFSLGESHQEFFASQAHAVVLGAIAQATDKIRIGSSSTILSTSDPVRVFENFATIDLISSGRAELVAGRASRVGLFELLGYDLRDYEELYEEKLDLLLTINREKQVTWSGQFRAPLNQAEVLPRPTGRALRIWRAVGGAPASAVKAGLAGVPMVMAHLGGTTSVFKGTVDAYRRAAAHAGFDPATLPIATAGFFHAAETSQEALAGIYPHINEGMKRTNGQGMPKQHFAQSVHPASIANIGSPQQIVEKILHQHEVFGHQRYLAQVDFGGMAYADVMKQIEIIGTEVLPTVKKYTAAAPEESASESTGSAFDSDPASDSAEETLS, encoded by the coding sequence TTGAGCGAGTCCGCGCGGGTGGACACCACCCCGTCACAGTCCCCCGACGCATCCGACACCCCACCCTCCGCAACACCGAGCTCGGGGCGGTCACAGCAGCCGAATTTCATGCACGAGTTCGGCTTCGACCGTGGTCAGGGCCTGCAGTTCGGCATCTACAGCCTCGGCGACCATCTGCCCGACCCACACGACGGCTCACGCGTCGACGCCGGTCAGCGCATCCACGAATTCATCGGGTACGCCCAGGCGGCGGAGGCAGCCGGGCTCGACTTCTTCAGCCTCGGCGAGAGTCATCAGGAATTCTTCGCCTCGCAGGCCCACGCCGTCGTCCTCGGCGCCATCGCTCAGGCCACCGATAAGATCCGCATCGGCAGCTCTTCGACGATCCTGTCGACCTCGGATCCGGTCAGGGTGTTCGAGAACTTCGCGACCATCGATCTGATCTCGAGCGGTCGCGCCGAACTCGTCGCCGGCCGCGCTTCCCGGGTCGGCCTGTTCGAACTCCTCGGCTACGACCTGCGCGACTACGAAGAGCTGTACGAGGAGAAGCTCGATCTGCTGCTCACAATCAATCGCGAGAAGCAGGTGACGTGGTCGGGTCAGTTCCGGGCTCCACTCAACCAAGCCGAGGTCCTCCCTCGCCCCACCGGGCGGGCGCTGCGCATCTGGCGCGCCGTCGGCGGAGCACCGGCGAGCGCGGTGAAGGCCGGACTGGCGGGAGTACCCATGGTCATGGCCCACCTCGGCGGGACCACCTCGGTGTTCAAAGGAACCGTCGACGCCTATCGTCGCGCGGCTGCTCATGCCGGATTCGACCCAGCTACCCTGCCGATCGCCACGGCCGGTTTCTTCCACGCTGCAGAGACCTCGCAGGAGGCGCTGGCTGGCATCTATCCGCATATCAACGAGGGGATGAAGCGCACGAACGGGCAGGGCATGCCCAAGCAGCATTTCGCGCAGAGCGTCCACCCGGCGAGCATCGCGAACATCGGCAGCCCGCAGCAGATCGTCGAGAAGATCCTTCACCAGCATGAGGTCTTCGGCCATCAGCGCTACCTCGCCCAGGTCGACTTCGGCGGAATGGCCTATGCCGACGTGATGAAGCAGATCGAGATCATCGGCACTGAGGTCCTGCCGACCGTGAAGAAGTACACCGCTGCAGCTCCCGAAGAGTCTGCCTCCGAATCCACCGGTTCTGCATTCGACTCCGATCCCGCTTCCGATTCCGCCGAGGAGACCCTGTCATGA
- a CDS encoding MarR family winged helix-turn-helix transcriptional regulator: MEDLNLSTLIWLRMARFVQNSNRLSNEHLRQFGLTVAQFEALAHIRNYAPITQSELAEGLTVSSGGISRMLARLEAEGLISREQDWKTKHISLTDMGRELLERAYPSQLQQQSSLFDDSLSEDEKIQLHALMKKIYDTSRKRGGSSRE; encoded by the coding sequence ATGGAGGACCTCAATCTGAGCACGCTCATCTGGCTGCGCATGGCCCGCTTCGTCCAGAACAGCAACCGGCTCTCCAATGAGCACCTGCGCCAGTTCGGACTCACTGTCGCCCAATTCGAGGCCCTCGCCCATATCCGCAACTACGCACCCATCACACAGTCCGAACTCGCCGAGGGCCTGACCGTCAGCAGCGGAGGCATCTCCCGCATGCTCGCCCGGCTCGAGGCCGAGGGGCTGATCTCCCGCGAACAGGACTGGAAGACCAAACACATCTCGCTGACCGACATGGGCCGTGAACTTCTCGAACGTGCGTATCCCTCGCAGCTTCAACAGCAGTCATCGCTGTTCGACGATTCCTTGAGTGAGGACGAGAAGATTCAGCTGCACGCTCTCATGAAGAAGATCTACGACACCAGCCGGAAGCGCGGCGGGAGCAGTCGGGAATAA
- a CDS encoding FadR/GntR family transcriptional regulator — protein sequence MTDGAHPSMHSSSRIDVAVNVLSERAANLEPGQRLGTKGDLQAECGVSKGTFNEALRLLQHRGVITLRPGPGGGLFAAAPTPMARLGNSLLALDQATTSVDDAMRVRDGLEPLLVADAVEHGGLADVKDLWSMIASMRSAVDDNDAKRFLESNWSLHRRIAEITPNQILRSIYLNLMAIIDEHTVNVLPSAEKPLDEYICERLQLHVDIVAAIEERDSGRAAELMQLHSGT from the coding sequence ATGACAGACGGAGCTCACCCCTCGATGCACTCGTCCTCGCGTATCGACGTGGCGGTCAACGTCCTCTCAGAACGCGCGGCGAACCTCGAACCAGGGCAGCGCCTCGGCACGAAGGGCGACCTCCAAGCCGAGTGCGGCGTCTCAAAAGGGACTTTCAACGAAGCACTTCGACTCCTCCAACATCGCGGGGTCATCACACTGCGGCCAGGGCCGGGCGGTGGGCTCTTCGCAGCCGCACCGACGCCGATGGCGCGCCTGGGCAACTCGCTGCTTGCTCTCGACCAGGCGACAACCTCGGTCGACGATGCCATGAGAGTACGCGACGGACTCGAGCCGCTGCTCGTCGCCGACGCGGTCGAGCATGGAGGCCTGGCAGACGTCAAGGACCTGTGGTCGATGATCGCATCCATGAGGTCAGCCGTCGATGACAACGACGCCAAAAGGTTCCTCGAGTCGAACTGGTCGCTGCACAGGCGAATCGCCGAGATCACGCCGAATCAGATCCTGCGGTCGATCTACCTCAACCTCATGGCGATCATCGATGAGCACACGGTCAACGTGCTGCCGAGCGCGGAAAAGCCGCTCGACGAATACATCTGCGAGCGCCTCCAACTGCATGTCGACATCGTCGCGGCAATCGAGGAAAGGGATTCGGGCCGGGCAGCCGAACTCATGCAACTCCATTCGGGGACCTGA
- a CDS encoding VOC family protein codes for MAPKNRESKRPINVPLFHHTTFTTRKLDEMVDWYEKVAGLTPVHWAEGAAWLTNDEANHRIALLALPGLKEPEDKGHTIGLHHTAFEYASFEQWIHNYERLRDLGIVPFMCLDHGMTVSMYYQDPEGNGVEIQYDTFGAWEKSKEWMYFSAEFAADQIGEFFDPEYFSRDHAAGLTPEQMHENARAGKYRPEVTPEVYLPEAY; via the coding sequence TTGGCCCCGAAGAACCGTGAGAGCAAGCGTCCGATCAATGTTCCGCTGTTCCACCACACCACGTTCACCACACGCAAGCTCGATGAGATGGTCGACTGGTATGAGAAGGTCGCAGGCCTGACCCCAGTCCATTGGGCCGAGGGCGCTGCCTGGCTGACCAATGACGAGGCCAACCATCGCATCGCCCTCCTCGCCCTGCCCGGTCTCAAGGAACCTGAGGACAAGGGCCACACGATCGGCCTGCACCACACAGCCTTCGAATACGCGAGCTTCGAGCAGTGGATCCACAACTACGAGCGCCTGCGCGATCTCGGCATCGTCCCCTTCATGTGCCTCGATCACGGCATGACCGTGTCGATGTACTACCAGGACCCTGAGGGCAACGGAGTCGAGATCCAGTACGACACGTTCGGTGCGTGGGAGAAGTCGAAGGAATGGATGTACTTCTCCGCGGAGTTCGCCGCCGACCAGATCGGAGAGTTCTTCGATCCCGAGTACTTCTCTCGTGATCACGCCGCCGGACTCACCCCAGAACAGATGCACGAGAATGCTCGCGCCGGCAAATACCGTCCGGAGGTCACCCCCGAGGTGTATCTGCCCGAGGCCTACTGA
- a CDS encoding fumarylacetoacetate hydrolase family protein — protein sequence MRLANVNGRATLISSDSTLDDAKGIDVEKASEGRFGPEVALLYDDWSAFAGWAESFDVDGGDLTAIASTDLGSPTPCPRQILAAGLNYAEHAAESGFERPDELPPIFTKFVSSVSGPHTTVTLPPGGRTDWEVELGVVIGSEIHNVSEDEAMAAIAGITITQDISERVVQLRGPAPQFSLGKSFPGFLPVGPWLTTGADVGDPNDLEISCDIDGETMQSSTTKSLIFPVGALIAGLAEVITLYPGDLILTGTPDGVGLGRDPQRWIQDGEVLRSRIGHLGELRQTFTAS from the coding sequence ATGCGTCTAGCCAATGTCAACGGTCGAGCCACACTCATCTCGTCGGACAGTACTCTCGACGATGCCAAGGGCATCGACGTCGAGAAGGCCTCCGAAGGTCGCTTCGGCCCCGAGGTCGCCCTCCTCTATGACGACTGGTCGGCCTTCGCCGGCTGGGCCGAGAGCTTCGACGTCGACGGCGGTGACCTCACTGCCATCGCCTCGACCGACCTCGGAAGCCCCACGCCGTGCCCGCGCCAGATCCTCGCGGCGGGCCTCAACTATGCTGAGCATGCGGCCGAGTCCGGGTTCGAACGCCCCGATGAACTGCCCCCGATCTTTACGAAGTTCGTCTCCAGTGTGAGCGGGCCTCACACCACGGTGACCCTGCCTCCGGGCGGGCGCACGGACTGGGAAGTCGAACTCGGCGTCGTCATCGGCTCCGAGATCCACAATGTGAGCGAAGATGAGGCGATGGCAGCCATCGCGGGCATCACGATCACCCAGGACATCTCCGAACGTGTGGTGCAGCTGCGCGGCCCCGCCCCGCAGTTTTCGCTCGGCAAGTCCTTCCCCGGTTTCCTTCCCGTCGGCCCCTGGCTGACCACCGGTGCTGACGTCGGCGACCCGAACGATCTGGAGATCAGCTGCGACATCGACGGCGAGACCATGCAGTCCTCGACGACGAAGTCCCTCATCTTCCCGGTCGGTGCCCTCATCGCCGGACTCGCCGAGGTCATCACCCTCTATCCGGGTGATCTCATCCTCACCGGCACCCCTGACGGTGTCGGACTCGGCCGGGATCCCCAGCGCTGGATCCAGGACGGCGAAGTGCTGCGCTCACGCATCGGCCACCTCGGCGAACTCCGCCAGACGTTCACAGCGAGCTGA